Proteins encoded by one window of Xiphophorus couchianus chromosome 13, X_couchianus-1.0, whole genome shotgun sequence:
- the LOC114155791 gene encoding gastrula zinc finger protein XlCGF8.2DB-like isoform X7, with protein MDDQPRLLFSRIPLIILHRIDRPRSCVCKEEVLKELSNQKRKSTLNKKEPETFKIKLDSEEPEHQQFKEEENQLCFSQDEEQLVLKQETGDILVTPSNEQRIKNETEPNRNQLISHVSPEDENQDQQGSNSEDSGEKRDKEQKQNKRCQKTIRQKGTTEGPKQKNRKNSHPKKNLYPCKVCDKIFSRKDSLTCHTRVHTGEKPFTCISCGKSFTQKSNLAIHMRFHTGEKPFTCISCGKSFTQKSHLATHMRIHTGEKPFTCISCGKSFTQKCSLTTHMRIHTGEKPFTCMTCGKSFTQKFSLTTHMKTHTGEKPFTCITCLKSFTHRNSLSVHMRSHSSQTI; from the exons atggatgatcagCCCAGACTGCTGTTCTCCCGGATTCCCCTGATAATCTTACACCGTATAG ATCGCCCACGAAGCTGTGTGTGTAAAGAGGAGGTTCTCAAAGAGCTCAGCAACCAGAAGAGGAAGtccactttaaataaaaaggaaccagaaacttttaaaataaaattggactcagaggaaccagaacatcaACAGTTCAAAGAGGAAGAGAATCAGCTCTGCTTCAGTCAAGACGAAGAGCAGCTTGTGCTGAAACAGGAGACTGGAGACATTTTGGTGACTCCTTCTAATGAGCAAAGAATCAAGaatgaaacagaaccaaaccGGAACCAACTCATCTCTCATGTTTCTCCTGAAGATGAGAACCAGGATCAGCAAGGAAGCAATTCTGAAGACTCAGGAGAAAAGAGAGacaaagagcagaaacaaaacaagagatgTCAGAAAACCATACGGCAAAAAGGAACTACTGAaggtccaaaacaaaaaaatcgcAAAAATTCTCAcccaaaaaaaaatttatatccTTGTAAAGTTTGTGATAAAATCTTTTCCCGAAAAGACTCTTTGACGTGCCACACAAGagttcacacaggtgagaagcctttcacATGTATTAgttgtggaaagagtttcactCAGAAAAGTAATTTAGCTATTCACATGAGgtttcacacaggtgagaagcctttcacATGTATTAgttgtggaaagagtttcactCAGAAAAGTCATTTAGCTActcacatgaggattcacacag gtgaaaaacCTTTCACATGTATTAGCTGTGGAAAGAGCTTCACTCAAAAATGTAGTTTAACTAcccacatgaggattcacacaggtgagaaacctttcACATGTATGACatgtggaaagagtttcactCAAAAATTTAGTTTAACTACCCACATGAagactcacacaggtgagaaacctttcACATGTATTacttgtttaaaaagtttcaccCATAGAAATAGTTTATCTGTTCACATGAGATCTCACAGTAGTCAGACTATTTAA
- the LOC114155791 gene encoding gastrula zinc finger protein XlCGF8.2DB-like isoform X5, giving the protein MDDQPRLLFSRIPLIILHRIDRPRCCVCKEEVLNKLSNQKRKSTLNEKELEDQQFREEENQLCISQDEEQLVLKQETGDILVTPSNVQKLNNETEPNRNQLVSQAFPEDENQVEEGSNFGDPGEKRDKEQKQNKRCQKTIRQKGTTEGPKQEKHKKSHLKKKLYPCTVCDKIFSGNECLTRHTRIHTGEKPFTCISCGKSFTQKSNLATHKRIHTGEKPFTCISCGKSFTQKSRLATHKRIHTGEKPFTCISCGKSFTHKSNLATHMRIHTGEKPFTCMTCGKSFTKRKGLTSHMRIHTGEKPFTCISCGKSFTQKCSLTTHMRIHTGEKPFTCMTCGKSFTQKFSLTTHMKTHTGEKPFTCITCLKSFTHRNSLSVHMRSHSSQTI; this is encoded by the exons atggatgatcagCCCAGACTGCTGTTCTCCCGGATTCCCCTgataatcttacaccgaatag ATCGCCCACGATGCTGTGTGTGTAAAGAGGAGGTTCTCAATAAGCTCAGCAACCAGAAGAGGAAGTCCACTTTAAATGAAAAGGAGCTGGAAGATCAACAgttcagagaggaagagaatCAACTCTGCATCAGTCAGGATGAAGAGCAGCTTGTGCTGAAACAAGAGACTGGAGACATTTTAGTGACTCCTTCTAATGTACAAAAACTCAACaatgaaacagaaccaaaccGGAACCAACTCGTCTCTCAAGCTTTTCCAGAAGATGAGAACCAGGTTGAGGAAGGAAGCAATTTTGGAGACCCAGGAGAAAAGAGAGacaaagagcagaaacaaaacaagagatgTCAGAAAACCATACGGCAAAAAGGAACTACTGAAGgtccaaaacaagaaaagcacaaaaaatctcacctaaagaaaaaattatatccTTGTACGGTTTGTGATAAAATCTTTTCCGGAAACGAGTGTTTGACGAGACACAcaagaattcacacag gtgagaagcctttcacATGTATTAGTTGTGGGAAGAGTTTCACTCAGAAAAGTAATTTAGCTACTCACAAgaggattcacacaggtgagaagcctttcacATGTATTAGTTGTGGGAAGAGTTTCACTCAAAAAAGTCGTTTAGCTACTCACAAgaggattcacacaggtgagaagcctttcacATGTATTAGTTGTGGGAAGAGTTTCACTCATAAAAGTAATTTAGCTActcacatgaggattcacacag gtgagaaacctttcACATGtatgacttgtggaaaaagttttacgAAGAGAAAAGGATTAACTTctcacatgaggattcacacaggtgaaaaacCTTTCACATGTATTAGCTGTGGAAAGAGCTTCACTCAAAAATGTAGTTTAACTAcccacatgaggattcacacaggtgagaaacctttcACATGTATGACatgtggaaagagtttcactCAAAAATTTAGTTTAACTACCCACATGAagactcacacaggtgagaaacctttcACATGTATTacttgtttaaaaagtttcaccCATAGAAATAGTTTATCTGTTCACATGAGATCTCACAGTAGTCAGACTATTTAA
- the LOC114155791 gene encoding gastrula zinc finger protein XlCGF52.1-like isoform X3, protein MDDQPRLLFSRIPLIILHRIDRPRCCVCKEEVLNKLSNQKRKSTLNEKELEDQQFREEENQLCISQDEEQLVLKQETGDILVTPSNVQKLNNETEPNRNQLVSQAFPEDENQVEEGSNFGDPGEKRDKEQKQNKRCQKTIRQKGTTEGPKQEKHKKSHLKKKLYPCTVCDKIFSGNECLTRHTRIHTGEKPFTCISCGKSFTLKSNLATHMRIHTGEKPFTCISCGKSFTHKSNLATHKRIHKGEKPFTCISCGKSFTQKSNLATHKRIHTGEKPFTCISCGKSFTQKSRLATHKRIHTGEKPFTCISCGKSFTHKSNLATHMRIHTGEKPFTCMTCGKSFTKRKGLTSHMRIHTGEKPFTCISCGKSFTQKCSLTTHMRIHTGEKPFTCMTCGKSFTQKFSLTTHMKTHTGEKPFTCITCLKSFTHRNSLSVHMRSHSSQTI, encoded by the exons atggatgatcagCCCAGACTGCTGTTCTCCCGGATTCCCCTGATAATCTTACACCGTATAG ATCGCCCACGATGCTGTGTGTGTAAAGAGGAGGTTCTCAATAAGCTCAGCAACCAGAAGAGGAAGTCCACTTTAAATGAAAAGGAGCTGGAAGATCAACAgttcagagaggaagagaatCAACTCTGCATCAGTCAGGATGAAGAGCAGCTTGTGCTGAAACAAGAGACTGGAGACATTTTAGTGACTCCTTCTAATGTACAAAAACTCAACaatgaaacagaaccaaaccGGAACCAACTCGTCTCTCAAGCTTTTCCAGAAGATGAGAACCAGGTTGAGGAAGGAAGCAATTTTGGAGACCCAGGAGAAAAGAGAGacaaagagcagaaacaaaacaagagatgTCAGAAAACCATACGGCAAAAAGGAACTACTGAAGgtccaaaacaagaaaagcacaaaaaatctcacctaaagaaaaaattatatccTTGTACGGTTTGTGATAAAATCTTTTCCGGAAACGAGTGTTTGACGAGACACAcaagaattcacacaggtgaaaagcctttCACATGTATTAgttgtggaaagagtttcactctgaaaagtaatttagctactcacatgaggattcacacaggtgagaagcctttcacATGTATTAGTTGTGGGAAGAGTTTCACTCATAAAAGTAATTTAGCTACTCACAAGAGGATTCACaaaggtgagaagcctttcacATGTATTAGTTGTGGGAAGAGTTTCACTCAGAAAAGTAATTTAGCTACTCACAAgaggattcacacaggtgagaagcctttcacATGTATTAGTTGTGGGAAGAGTTTCACTCAAAAAAGTCGTTTAGCTACTCACAAgaggattcacacaggtgagaagcctttcacATGTATTAGTTGTGGGAAGAGTTTCACTCATAAAAGTAATTTAGCTActcacatgaggattcacacag gtgagaaacctttcACATGtatgacttgtggaaaaagttttacgAAGAGAAAAGGATTAACTTctcacatgaggattcacacaggtgaaaaacCTTTCACATGTATTAGCTGTGGAAAGAGCTTCACTCAAAAATGTAGTTTAACTAcccacatgaggattcacacaggtgagaaacctttcACATGTATGACatgtggaaagagtttcactCAAAAATTTAGTTTAACTACCCACATGAagactcacacaggtgagaaacctttcACATGTATTacttgtttaaaaagtttcaccCATAGAAATAGTTTATCTGTTCACATGAGATCTCACAGTAGTCAGACTATTTAA
- the LOC114155791 gene encoding zinc finger protein 37-like isoform X8 produces MDDQPRLLFSRIPLIILHRIDRPRSCVCKEEVLKELSNQKRKSTLNKKEPETFKIKLDSEEPEHQQFKEEENQLCFSQDEEQLVLKQETGDILVTPSNEQRIKNETEPNRNQLISHVSPEDENQDQQGSNSEDSGEKRDKEQKQNKRCQKTIRQKGTTEGPKQKNRKNSHPKKNLYPCKVCDKIFSRKDSLTCHTRVHTGEKPFTCISCGKSFTQKSNLAIHMRFHTGEKPFTCISCGKSFTQKSHLATHMRIHTGEKPFTCMTCGKSFTERNILTSHMRIHTGEKPFACITCLKSFTHRKSLYVHMRSHSSQTI; encoded by the exons atggatgatcagCCCAGACTGCTGTTCTCCCGGATTCCCCTGATAATCTTACACCGTATAG ATCGCCCACGAAGCTGTGTGTGTAAAGAGGAGGTTCTCAAAGAGCTCAGCAACCAGAAGAGGAAGtccactttaaataaaaaggaaccagaaacttttaaaataaaattggactcagaggaaccagaacatcaACAGTTCAAAGAGGAAGAGAATCAGCTCTGCTTCAGTCAAGACGAAGAGCAGCTTGTGCTGAAACAGGAGACTGGAGACATTTTGGTGACTCCTTCTAATGAGCAAAGAATCAAGaatgaaacagaaccaaaccGGAACCAACTCATCTCTCATGTTTCTCCTGAAGATGAGAACCAGGATCAGCAAGGAAGCAATTCTGAAGACTCAGGAGAAAAGAGAGacaaagagcagaaacaaaacaagagatgTCAGAAAACCATACGGCAAAAAGGAACTACTGAaggtccaaaacaaaaaaatcgcAAAAATTCTCAcccaaaaaaaaatttatatccTTGTAAAGTTTGTGATAAAATCTTTTCCCGAAAAGACTCTTTGACGTGCCACACAAGagttcacacaggtgagaagcctttcacATGTATTAgttgtggaaagagtttcactCAGAAAAGTAATTTAGCTATTCACATGAGgtttcacacaggtgagaagcctttcacATGTATTAgttgtggaaagagtttcactCAGAAAAGTCATTTAGCTActcacatgaggattcacacag GTGAGAAACCTTTCACATGtatgacttgtggaaaaagttttacagAGAGAAATATATTAACTTctcacatgaggattcacacaggtgagaaacctttcGCATGTATTacttgtttaaaaagtttcaccCATAGAAAGAGTTTATATGTTCACATGAGATCTCACAGTAGTCAGACTATTTAA
- the LOC114155791 gene encoding gastrula zinc finger protein XlCGF8.2DB-like isoform X6 translates to MDDQPRLLFSRIPLIILHRIDRPRCCVCKEEVLNKLSNQKRKSTLNEKELEDQQFREEENQLCISQDEEQLVLKQETGDILVTPSNVQKLNNETEPNRNQLVSQAFPEDENQVEEGSNFGDPGEKRDKEQKQNKRCQKTIRQKGTTEGPKQEKHKKSHLKKKLYPCTVCDKIFSGNECLTRHTRIHTGEKPFTCISCGKSFTLKSNLATHMRIHTGEKPFTCISCGKSFTHKSNLATHKRIHKGEKPFTCISCGKSFTQKSNLATHKRIHTGEKPFTCISCGKSFTQKSRLATHKRIHTGEKPFTCISCGKSFTHKSNLATHMRIHTGEKPFTCITCLKSFTHRNSLSVHMRSHSSQTI, encoded by the exons atggatgatcagCCCAGACTGCTGTTCTCCCGGATTCCCCTgataatcttacaccgaatag ATCGCCCACGATGCTGTGTGTGTAAAGAGGAGGTTCTCAATAAGCTCAGCAACCAGAAGAGGAAGTCCACTTTAAATGAAAAGGAGCTGGAAGATCAACAgttcagagaggaagagaatCAACTCTGCATCAGTCAGGATGAAGAGCAGCTTGTGCTGAAACAAGAGACTGGAGACATTTTAGTGACTCCTTCTAATGTACAAAAACTCAACaatgaaacagaaccaaaccGGAACCAACTCGTCTCTCAAGCTTTTCCAGAAGATGAGAACCAGGTTGAGGAAGGAAGCAATTTTGGAGACCCAGGAGAAAAGAGAGacaaagagcagaaacaaaacaagagatgTCAGAAAACCATACGGCAAAAAGGAACTACTGAAGgtccaaaacaagaaaagcacaaaaaatctcacctaaagaaaaaattatatccTTGTACGGTTTGTGATAAAATCTTTTCCGGAAACGAGTGTTTGACGAGACACAcaagaattcacacaggtgaaaagcctttCACATGTATTAgttgtggaaagagtttcactctgaaaagtaatttagctactcacatgaggattcacacaggtgagaagcctttcacATGTATTAGTTGTGGGAAGAGTTTCACTCATAAAAGTAATTTAGCTACTCACAAGAGGATTCACaaaggtgagaagcctttcacATGTATTAGTTGTGGGAAGAGTTTCACTCAGAAAAGTAATTTAGCTACTCACAAgaggattcacacaggtgagaagcctttcacATGTATTAGTTGTGGGAAGAGTTTCACTCAAAAAAGTCGTTTAGCTACTCACAAgaggattcacacaggtgagaagcctttcacATGTATTAGTTGTGGGAAGAGTTTCACTCATAAAAGTAATTTAGCTActcacatgaggattcacacag gtgagaaacctttcACATGTATTacttgtttaaaaagtttcaccCATAGAAATAGTTTATCTGTTCACATGAGATCTCACAGTAGTCAGACTATTTAA
- the LOC114155791 gene encoding gastrula zinc finger protein XlCGF52.1-like isoform X2, producing MDDQPRLLFSRIPLIILHRIDRPRCCVCKEEVLNKLSNQKRKSTLNEKELEDQQFREEENQLCISQDEEQLVLKQETGDILVTPSNVQKLNNETEPNRNQLVSQAFPEDENQVEEGSNFGDPGEKRDKEQKQNKRCQKTIRQKGTTEGPKQEKHKKSHLKKKLYPCTVCDKIFSGNECLTRHTRIHTGEKPFTCISCGKSFTLKSNLATHMRIHTGEKPFTCISCGKSFTHKSNLATHKRIHKGEKPFTCISCGKSFTQKSNLATHKRIHTGEKPFTCISCGKSFTQKSRLATHKRIHTGEKPFTCISCGKSFTHKSNLATHMRIHTGEKPFTCMTCGKSFTKRKGLTSHMRIHTGEKPFTCISCGKSFTQKCSLTTHMRIHTGEKPFTCMTCGKSFTQKFSLTTHMKTHTGEKPFTCITCLKSFTHRNSLSVHMRSHSSQTI from the exons atggatgatcagCCCAGACTGCTGTTCTCCCGGATTCCCCTgataatcttacaccgaatag ATCGCCCACGATGCTGTGTGTGTAAAGAGGAGGTTCTCAATAAGCTCAGCAACCAGAAGAGGAAGTCCACTTTAAATGAAAAGGAGCTGGAAGATCAACAgttcagagaggaagagaatCAACTCTGCATCAGTCAGGATGAAGAGCAGCTTGTGCTGAAACAAGAGACTGGAGACATTTTAGTGACTCCTTCTAATGTACAAAAACTCAACaatgaaacagaaccaaaccGGAACCAACTCGTCTCTCAAGCTTTTCCAGAAGATGAGAACCAGGTTGAGGAAGGAAGCAATTTTGGAGACCCAGGAGAAAAGAGAGacaaagagcagaaacaaaacaagagatgTCAGAAAACCATACGGCAAAAAGGAACTACTGAAGgtccaaaacaagaaaagcacaaaaaatctcacctaaagaaaaaattatatccTTGTACGGTTTGTGATAAAATCTTTTCCGGAAACGAGTGTTTGACGAGACACAcaagaattcacacaggtgaaaagcctttCACATGTATTAgttgtggaaagagtttcactctgaaaagtaatttagctactcacatgaggattcacacaggtgagaagcctttcacATGTATTAGTTGTGGGAAGAGTTTCACTCATAAAAGTAATTTAGCTACTCACAAGAGGATTCACaaaggtgagaagcctttcacATGTATTAGTTGTGGGAAGAGTTTCACTCAGAAAAGTAATTTAGCTACTCACAAgaggattcacacaggtgagaagcctttcacATGTATTAGTTGTGGGAAGAGTTTCACTCAAAAAAGTCGTTTAGCTACTCACAAgaggattcacacaggtgagaagcctttcacATGTATTAGTTGTGGGAAGAGTTTCACTCATAAAAGTAATTTAGCTActcacatgaggattcacacag gtgagaaacctttcACATGtatgacttgtggaaaaagttttacgAAGAGAAAAGGATTAACTTctcacatgaggattcacacaggtgaaaaacCTTTCACATGTATTAGCTGTGGAAAGAGCTTCACTCAAAAATGTAGTTTAACTAcccacatgaggattcacacaggtgagaaacctttcACATGTATGACatgtggaaagagtttcactCAAAAATTTAGTTTAACTACCCACATGAagactcacacaggtgagaaacctttcACATGTATTacttgtttaaaaagtttcaccCATAGAAATAGTTTATCTGTTCACATGAGATCTCACAGTAGTCAGACTATTTAA
- the LOC114155791 gene encoding oocyte zinc finger protein XlCOF6.1-like isoform X4, protein MDDQPRLLFSRIPLIILHRIDRPRCCVCKEEVLNKLSNQKRKSTLNEKELEDQQFREEENQLCISQDEEQLVLKQETGDILVTPSNVQKLNNETEPNRNQLVSQAFPEDENQVEEGSNFGDPGEKRDKEQKQNKRCQKTIRQKGTTEGPKQEKHKKSHLKKKLYPCTVCDKIFSGNECLTRHTRIHTGEKPFTCISCGKSFTLKSNLATHMRIHTGEKPFTCISCGKSFTQKSNLATHKRIHTGEKPFTCISCGKSFTQKSRLATHKRIHTGEKPFTCISCGKSFTHKSNLATHMRIHTGEKPFTCMTCGKSFTKRKGLTSHMRIHTGEKPFTCISCGKSFTQKCSLTTHMRIHTGEKPFTCMTCGKSFTQKFSLTTHMKTHTGEKPFTCITCLKSFTHRNSLSVHMRSHSSQTI, encoded by the exons atggatgatcagCCCAGACTGCTGTTCTCCCGGATTCCCCTgataatcttacaccgaatag ATCGCCCACGATGCTGTGTGTGTAAAGAGGAGGTTCTCAATAAGCTCAGCAACCAGAAGAGGAAGTCCACTTTAAATGAAAAGGAGCTGGAAGATCAACAgttcagagaggaagagaatCAACTCTGCATCAGTCAGGATGAAGAGCAGCTTGTGCTGAAACAAGAGACTGGAGACATTTTAGTGACTCCTTCTAATGTACAAAAACTCAACaatgaaacagaaccaaaccGGAACCAACTCGTCTCTCAAGCTTTTCCAGAAGATGAGAACCAGGTTGAGGAAGGAAGCAATTTTGGAGACCCAGGAGAAAAGAGAGacaaagagcagaaacaaaacaagagatgTCAGAAAACCATACGGCAAAAAGGAACTACTGAAGgtccaaaacaagaaaagcacaaaaaatctcacctaaagaaaaaattatatccTTGTACGGTTTGTGATAAAATCTTTTCCGGAAACGAGTGTTTGACGAGACACAcaagaattcacacaggtgaaaagcctttCACATGTATTAgttgtggaaagagtttcactctgaaaagtaatttagctactcacatgaggattcacacag gtgagaagcctttcacATGTATTAGTTGTGGGAAGAGTTTCACTCAGAAAAGTAATTTAGCTACTCACAAgaggattcacacaggtgagaagcctttcacATGTATTAGTTGTGGGAAGAGTTTCACTCAAAAAAGTCGTTTAGCTACTCACAAgaggattcacacaggtgagaagcctttcacATGTATTAGTTGTGGGAAGAGTTTCACTCATAAAAGTAATTTAGCTActcacatgaggattcacacag gtgagaaacctttcACATGtatgacttgtggaaaaagttttacgAAGAGAAAAGGATTAACTTctcacatgaggattcacacaggtgaaaaacCTTTCACATGTATTAGCTGTGGAAAGAGCTTCACTCAAAAATGTAGTTTAACTAcccacatgaggattcacacaggtgagaaacctttcACATGTATGACatgtggaaagagtttcactCAAAAATTTAGTTTAACTACCCACATGAagactcacacaggtgagaaacctttcACATGTATTacttgtttaaaaagtttcaccCATAGAAATAGTTTATCTGTTCACATGAGATCTCACAGTAGTCAGACTATTTAA
- the LOC114155791 gene encoding zinc finger protein 37-like isoform X9 — MDDQPRLLFSRIPLIILHRIDRPRSCVCKEEVLKELSNQKRKSTLNKKEPETFKIKLDSEEPEHQQFKEEENQLCFSQDEEQLVLKQETGDILVTPSNEQRIKNETEPNRNQLISHVSPEDENQDQQGSNSEDSGEKRDKEQKQNKRCQKTIRQKGTTEGPKQKNRKNSHPKKNLYPCKVCDKIFSRKDSLTCHTRVHTGEKPFTCISCGKSFTQKSNLAIHMRIHTGEKPFTCISCGKSFTQKCSLTTHMRIHTGEKPFTCMTCGKSFTQKFSLTTHMKTHTGEKPFTCITCLKSFTHRNSLSVHMRSHSSQTI; from the exons atggatgatcagCCCAGACTGCTGTTCTCCCGGATTCCCCTGATAATCTTACACCGTATAG ATCGCCCACGAAGCTGTGTGTGTAAAGAGGAGGTTCTCAAAGAGCTCAGCAACCAGAAGAGGAAGtccactttaaataaaaaggaaccagaaacttttaaaataaaattggactcagaggaaccagaacatcaACAGTTCAAAGAGGAAGAGAATCAGCTCTGCTTCAGTCAAGACGAAGAGCAGCTTGTGCTGAAACAGGAGACTGGAGACATTTTGGTGACTCCTTCTAATGAGCAAAGAATCAAGaatgaaacagaaccaaaccGGAACCAACTCATCTCTCATGTTTCTCCTGAAGATGAGAACCAGGATCAGCAAGGAAGCAATTCTGAAGACTCAGGAGAAAAGAGAGacaaagagcagaaacaaaacaagagatgTCAGAAAACCATACGGCAAAAAGGAACTACTGAaggtccaaaacaaaaaaatcgcAAAAATTCTCAcccaaaaaaaaatttatatccTTGTAAAGTTTGTGATAAAATCTTTTCCCGAAAAGACTCTTTGACGTGCCACACAAGagttcacacaggtgagaagcctttcacATGTATTAgttgtggaaagagtttcactCAGAAAAGTAATTTAGCTATTCACATGAG gattcacacaggtgaaaaacCTTTCACATGTATTAGCTGTGGAAAGAGCTTCACTCAAAAATGTAGTTTAACTAcccacatgaggattcacacaggtgagaaacctttcACATGTATGACatgtggaaagagtttcactCAAAAATTTAGTTTAACTACCCACATGAagactcacacaggtgagaaacctttcACATGTATTacttgtttaaaaagtttcaccCATAGAAATAGTTTATCTGTTCACATGAGATCTCACAGTAGTCAGACTATTTAA
- the LOC114155791 gene encoding zinc finger protein OZF-like isoform X1, whose protein sequence is MDDQPRLLFSRIPLIILHRIDRPRSCVCKEEVLKELSNQKRKSTLNKKEPETFKIKLDSEEPEHQQFKEEENQLCFSQDEEQLVLKQETGDILVTPSNEQRIKNETEPNRNQLISHVSPEDENQDQQGSNSEDSGEKRDKEQKQNKRCQKTIRQKGTTEGPKQKNRKNSHPKKNLYPCKVCDKIFSRKDSLTCHTRVHTGEKPFTCISCGKSFTQKSNLAIHMRFHTGEKPFTCISCGKSFTQKSHLATHMRIHTGEKPFTFISCGKSFTQKSNLATHMRIHKGEKPFTCISCGKSFTRKSNLAIHMRIHKGEKPFTCISCGKSFTRKSNLAIHMRIHTGEKPFTCISCGKNFTKKCSLTIHTRIHTGEKPFTCISCGKNFTKKCSLTIHMRIHIGEKPFTCMTCGKSFTERNILTSHMRIHTGEKPFACITCLKSFTHRKSLYVHMRSHSSQTI, encoded by the exons atggatgatcagCCCAGACTGCTGTTCTCCCGGATTCCCCTGATAATCTTACACCGTATAG ATCGCCCACGAAGCTGTGTGTGTAAAGAGGAGGTTCTCAAAGAGCTCAGCAACCAGAAGAGGAAGtccactttaaataaaaaggaaccagaaacttttaaaataaaattggactcagaggaaccagaacatcaACAGTTCAAAGAGGAAGAGAATCAGCTCTGCTTCAGTCAAGACGAAGAGCAGCTTGTGCTGAAACAGGAGACTGGAGACATTTTGGTGACTCCTTCTAATGAGCAAAGAATCAAGaatgaaacagaaccaaaccGGAACCAACTCATCTCTCATGTTTCTCCTGAAGATGAGAACCAGGATCAGCAAGGAAGCAATTCTGAAGACTCAGGAGAAAAGAGAGacaaagagcagaaacaaaacaagagatgTCAGAAAACCATACGGCAAAAAGGAACTACTGAaggtccaaaacaaaaaaatcgcAAAAATTCTCAcccaaaaaaaaatttatatccTTGTAAAGTTTGTGATAAAATCTTTTCCCGAAAAGACTCTTTGACGTGCCACACAAGagttcacacaggtgagaagcctttcacATGTATTAgttgtggaaagagtttcactCAGAAAAGTAATTTAGCTATTCACATGAGgtttcacacaggtgagaagcctttcacATGTATTAgttgtggaaagagtttcactCAGAAAAGTCATTTAGCTActcacatgaggattcacacaggtgagaagcctttcacatttattagttgtggaaagagtttcactcagaaaagtaatttagctactcacatgaggattcacaaaggtgagaagcctttcacATGTATTAgttgtggaaagagtttcactCGGAAAAGTAATTTAGCTAttcacatgaggattcacaaaggtgagaagcctttcacATGTATTAgttgtggaaagagtttcactCGGAAAAGTAATTTAGCTAttcacatgaggattcacacaggtgagaaacctttcACATGTATTAGTTGTGGGAAGAATTTTACtaaaaaatgtagtttaacTATCCACACgaggattcacacaggtgagaaacctttcACATGTATTAGTTGTGGGaagaattttacaaaaaaatgtagtttaactatccacatgaggattcacataGGTGAGAAACCTTTCACATGtatgacttgtggaaaaagttttacagAGAGAAATATATTAACTTctcacatgaggattcacacaggtgagaaacctttcGCATGTATTacttgtttaaaaagtttcaccCATAGAAAGAGTTTATATGTTCACATGAGATCTCACAGTAGTCAGACTATTTAA